The uncultured Carboxylicivirga sp. genomic interval ACGAGATTTTAGAAGAGGTAATTACCGTTCTTCCAATGGGATTAGATAAACCCGACCTGGTTGGAATAAAGGTTTATTATAAAAATTACCTTTCAAAAACTGAGAATTTTAAAGAAACTCATTGGGGATTAACCGAGAGGTTTACAACTATAGATGGAGAAAAAGGTGCTGTTGATTTGTTTTATCTCGAAAAACAAGAAGAAAAGGATGAAGGACCTTTTTTAAGGTCGGAGCGCTTATTGGTAAACCAAACAGCGCGGATGCTCGCTAATTATATTAATACAATTGTGGCAGAGTTGAATCATTCCGAATCTGTTGAACGGCTTAAAGAGTTATCAACAATCAATCGAACTACGCGAATCATTAATGAAGGAAAATCGATTGATGATGTGCTTCAACAAATTGCATTTATTCTTCCTTCGGGATGGCAATACCCCGACTTTGCTGTTGCTCGTATTACGTATGGAGAAAATGAATATATAAGCGAGTTTTTTGCAGAAACTGAATGGGTGCAAACACAGCGTTTTAAAACACTTGATAGTGTTTCGGGTTCCATTGATGTTTTTTATACGAAAGATTTTTCGATTTACTCCGGAGACCCATTTTTGAGCGAAGAGCGTGATTTGTTAATCAATCTGGCACGTTTAGTTACTGATTATTTAAATACTCAACTAGCGAACAAAGAGCGCATAGCTCGACAAGAAAGGGTAAAGGAGCTCAAAGCGATTAATGAAACTTCGCGTATTATTAATTTACAAATGCCGGTTTCGTATACACTTAGTCACGTAGTGGAATATATTCCAGCAGGAATGCAGCATCCCGAGTATTCAGTTGCTCGCATTGTATTTAATGGCGAAGAATTTTTAAGTAATGGTTTTGTTGTATCGCCATGGGTATTGCGGCAGACTTTCGAAACAATTAATGGTAAAAAGGGATTTATAGAGATCTATTATCTGAAAGAAATAGCTAAAACTCAGGAAGAGCTTTTTTTAAATGAGGAAAATGATTTAATATCAAACCTCTGTAATTTAATTGCAGGTTACCTTAATAGTCTTGAAGCGCGCGATTTATTAGATAAAATTGGTAGTGGTAACAAGCTTCAATATCCCAATAAAAAATCCTTAGAAAGTAAGTTATCAACAGAAAAGACGAGTAAGCACTTGTTGCAAAATTTTATGCATCGTAACAATGCTGCACGTGATATCTATCACGATTTGATGCCATTCAGAGTAAAAGAAATATTGTTGGTGGCTAATTTATATGATGCCTATGCTATCGAAAACGAAGGCCGTTTTTCGGAACAGATTATGGGAGGTTTTTATCAGTTACATCTCACCTTATTACCTCGGGTAACAGGTGTAACAACTTACGATGAAGCCATTGAAAAACTGAATGAGAAACATTTCGATTTAATAATTGTGATGGTGGGCATGGACAAGAAAACTCCTGTCAATTTAAGTAAGAAAGTAAAAAAGGAGTTCCCATATATTCCCATTTTTATGTTGCTTAACAGTGATACTGATATTCCTTATTTTCAGGCGCGGCAGAAAGAATTAGGTGTGCTCGATGAAATATTTGTATGGAATGGTGATCCGAAGGTGTTTTCATCGATGGTTTTTCACTTAGAAGACAAGGTGAATGTGGAAAACGACACTGAAATAGGTTTAGCACGTGTAATATTGCTGGTAGAAGATTCAGTACGATATTATTCCAAGTATTTGCCATTGCTTTACGCAAGTGTATTGGAGCAAACGCACCGTTTAATTGATGATGTACAAGGTGATGAGTTATATGCTGTTTTGCGCTTAAAAGGCCGTCCTAAAGTTTTATTGGCCCGAAGTTATGAAGAAGCCCTTGACATCTTTTTAAAATATAAAGATTACTTATTATGTCTGATTTCGGATGTTGAGTTTTCGCGTAGTGGCAGGATGGATGCTAATGCGGGTTTCGAATTGGTTAATTATGCAAAGGAGCAGATAAAAGATTTACCGGTTATTTTGCAAAGCTCAAAAATTGAATATTCGCAGGATGCCTATGAGTTGAAAACTGTATTTATCAACAAATATAGCGAGAGCTTATTACAAGATATTAAAACGTTTATCAGTCATTATTTAGGCTTTGGAAATTTTTCGTATAAAGATGCAAAAGGCCGTAACATTGCTGTGGCCAAAAACCTGAAGGAATTTGAGCAACAATTGCGCACTATTCCCATTGAATCGGTTGTTTATCATGCCAAGAAAAACCATTTCTCGCTATGGCTGATGGCCAGAGGTGAATTTAGAATTGCCAAAATGATTGCACCTTATCGAATCAGCGATTTTAATGATGCCGAAAGTATTCGTACCTATTTGCTCGAAATTATCAAAACACAGCGTGAAGAAAAGAACCAAGGTAAAGTAATTGATTTTGATGAAGTAGATGTGTTGGATGACAGCAACATTGTGAGTTTGGCTGGAGGTTCAATGGGGGGTAAGGGCCGAGGTTTGTCATTTATCAACACCTTACTTTATAACTTCGATTTTGAGGCTCATGTTTCTGGAATCAATATCAGAACACCTCGAACTACCGTTATTGGAACCAATGAGTTTGAACTTTTTATGGAGCGAAATAATTTTCATGAACTTATTTTTAGAGAACTTAATTATCAGCAAATAAAAAAAATATTTCTCGAAGGAGAGTTGTCACAAAAACTCATTAATCGGTTAAAGCGACTTCTCACTATTTTTTCAAGTCCTATTGCTGTCCGATCATCAGGTTTGCTCGAAGATAGTCAGAAACAGCCTTTTGCCGGAGTGTTTGAAACTTATCTCTTACCTAATAATCACAAAGATGAAAATGAACGCTTAAAACAATTGTGTGAAGCTGTTAAACTGGTTTTTGCATCTGTTTTTAGCGATACAGCACGTGCTTTCACCGAAGCTGTTGATTTTAAGGTTGAAGAAGAAAAAATGGCAGTAATTATTCAAGAAGCTGTTGGTCAGCAGCACGAGAGTGTCTATTATCCGCATATGAGTGGGGTAGCTCAATCGTACAATTACTATTCGTTTGGGCATATGAATCCCGAGGATGGTTTTGCGGTGCTGGCATTGGGCTTTGGAAAATATGTGGTAGATGGGGAGAAGTCACTTCGTTTTTGTCCGGTTTATCCCGATTTGGATAATAATTCACCTAAAGACCAATTGAAGAATTCTCAAACGGAGTTTTATGCCATCGATCTGAATAAGCTAAACTTGAATTTGTTGGAAGGCGAAACAGCTGCTTTAGTTCGTCTCGATTGTATGGATGCCGAAATGCATGGTACTTTAAAACATTTGGCATCGGTATATAATCCCGATAATCAAACAATACAGCCGGGACTTGATCAGGCTGGGCCACGTATTCTTAATTTTGCAAATATTCTTAAATACAACTATATCCCTCTTGCCAAAACCATTGAAGTAGTTTTAGATGTGGTGAAGGAGGCTATGGGATCGCCTGTAGAAATAGAGTTCGCCGTAGATTTAAGAAAGGATGAGCGAGGAAGAGCTACTTTTTATTTACTTCAGATAAAACCTCTGCTGGGAGGAGCTCAGAATTATTCAATTAATATGAGCCATATTGACGAGCAGCAGATTGTTCTGCAATCATCACAAAGTATGGGGAATGGTAAGAATAAAACGGTTAACGATGTCATTTACATTGAAGCCAGTAAATTTGATAAGTCGAAAACTCAGGAAATGGCAATTGAAGTTGAGCGATTAAACCAAAAAATGAAGGCTTCGGGCCGTCATTATGTATTGATAGGACCCGGCAGATGGGGAACGCGGGATAAGTGGATTGGCATACCTGTTAACTGGACACAGATTTCAAATGCTCAAATGATTGTAGAAACCGATTTGGAGGGATTTCCTTTGGAAGCTTCCGGGGGCTCCCACTTTTTTCATAATGTAACATCAATGCATGTTGGATATTCTTCCATCAACCAAAGTAATAAATATGATTTTGTTCGATGGGATATTTTGGATCAACAAGAGGTAATAGAACAAACCAATTACTTCAAACATATTCGTTTCCGTCATAATCTGGTAATTCGAATGGATGGCCGCAAAAGAAAATCTATCATTACCTATGATGAAGGCTGTGAAAAACGATAGATTTAAGTTATACTTGGATGAATATTAAGCCAACATAAAAATTGGATCCAGAGTTATGAAAAGCCATTTTGATATACGACAAAGTACTTATTTTACCGAAACTCAATTTAGTCATTTAATGCAACGCCGAATACACAAGGTGTTGTTGATTTGTAGTGGGTACGATGCTTTTATGTTAGAAGAAGATGGCAGAATTGATGAGCAGATTTTTAACGAATATGTTTCGCTTAACCTGCGTTATCCACCACAATTTATTCAGGTCAAATCAGCCGAAGAAGCATTTAAGGTACTGAAAGAGCAAAAGATCGATTTGGTTATTACCATGCTGAGTGTAGGAGGGATGGATCCTTTTAAGATGGCTAAGAAAGTGAAGGAGCGCTACGAATCGATTCCTATTGTTGTGCTCACTCCCTTTTCGCGCGAAGTTTCTGTACGAATGCGCCGTGAGGATACCAGTGCTATTGATTACATTTTTTGCTGGTTGGGCAATGCAGATATTATGCTGGCTATTATTAAGCTGATTGAAGATGAAATGAATGTGCAGCACGATGTGGAAGAAGTGGGTGTTCAGTGCATTTTGCTTGTTGAGGATTCTGTACGTTTTTACTCCAGTTACCTTCCATTGATCTATCGTTTGATTCTTACTCAGGCCAAAAAATTTATGGATGAGGGATTAAACGAGCATCAAAAAATGATGAGAATGAGGGGGCGTCCTAAAATTCTTTTGGCTCGTACTTACGAAGAAGCATTAGAGCTTTATTTGAAATATAACGATAATTTGCTTGGAATAATATCCGATGTATCGTTCGAAAAAGAAGGGAAGAAAGACACGGAGGCAGGGATTAAATTTGCCAAAGTTGTGAAGCGCTCTAATCCATATATGCCATTCTTACTACAATCATCAAATAAAAGTTTGGCCGAAACTGCTAAAGATTTGCGTGTTGGTTTTTTATATAAGCACTCCTCGTCGTTGTTGCGAAAGCTGAAAGAGTTTATCAATACATACATGGCTTTTGGCGATTTTATTTTTATCGATCCAACAACAGGAATGGAAGTTTGCAGGGTGAGTAACTTAAAAGAACTGCAGGAAAAGCTTTTTGAGATACCCGATGAATCTTTGTTTTATCATTTTAAACGCGATCATGTATCAAAATGGTTAAATGCCCGCGCTTTATTTGCAGTGGCCGAAGTAGTAAAGTACTTGAAAGTTGAAGATTTTGCTGATTTGGACGAGACCAAGCACTTTCTGTTTGATACGATTGCCAGTTTTAGATATAGCAAGGCTCGAGGTATTATAGCCAAGTTTTATCGCGATAAATTCGATGAGTATCTAACCTTTACCCGAATTGGAGAAGGCACGATTGGCGGCAAAGCACGTGGCCTGGCTTTTTTAAATATGTTGATTAAAAAGCATCAGGGATTAAATTCTTTGAGCGATGTAATTATTACTATTCCCCGAACAGTTGCACTTAGTACTGATGTGTTTGACGAGTTTATGGAAGTTAATAAACTGTATCCTGTAGCACTTTCTGATGTTTCTGATGAAGAGATAATGAATGCTTTTGTGGCCGGTAATCTACCGGAGCGTATCCATGGCGATTTACTTAAGTTTATTTCTATCGTTAAAGGTCCTATTGCCATCCGATCTTCCAGTGTATTGGAAGATAGCCATTACCAGCCGTTTGCAGGAATTTATTCAACTTATATGATTTCCAAGGGAACGGATGATAAAGTCGTGCTGAATCAACTTTGCGATGCTATTAAATGTGTTTATGCATCAGCTTTTTATCGTTCGAGCAAACGTTATATGGAGGCAACTATGAATGTAATCGATGAAGAGCGGATGGGCATTGTTCTCCAGGAAGTGGTTGGCCAAAAACATGGTGATGTTTTTTATCCTACTTTTTCAGGTGTGGGACGATCCGTTAATTTTTATCCGATTGCGCCTGAAAAAGCCGAAGATGGAACTGTTAATGTAGCGATGGGCTTGGGAAAACACATTGTAGAAGGTGGAATGACTTTGCGTTTTTCTCCTAAGTATCCGCAAAAGATTCTGCAGCTATCATCTCCTGATTTAGCCGTAAAAGAAACTCAAAAGAGTTTTTATGCATTGGATCTTAATTCAGATAGTTTTAAACCCTCGGTAAATGATGCTGTTAATATTAAGAAGTTAGCAATAAAAGCAGCTGAGGAACATGGAACCTTGCGATGGTTAGGTTCTGTTTATGATTATAATACGCACATGGTGCGAGATGGATTAATGGCTAAAGGTCTTCGGTTGGTAACTTTTGCCAATGTGTTAAAATACGATGCTTTTCCATTGGCTGAAATCATGCGAATAGTGCTTGAAATTGGTCAGAAGGAAATGAATCAGCCCGTAGAAGTAGAATTTGCGGTAGATCTTCAAACTCCTAATGGAGAACCTCCTGTGTTTTATTTATTGCAGATTCGACCCATTGTTGATAGTAAAGAAACCATTTCAGAAAAGCTGGAAGAGATTAATCCTGAAGAAACACTTATTTATTCTGCTTCGGCTTTAGGTAATGGCGTGGTAAATGGGGTTAAAGATGTTATTTATATAAAGAAAGAAGGTTTTAATCCGGCCAACAATGCCAAGTTGGTCCCCATTTTTGATAAGCTAAATGCTCCTTTTCACCAAAAAGGGGAATCGTATATATTGGTTGGCCCGGGGCGCTGGGGATCACAAGATCCGTGGTTAGGTGTTCCTGTTAAATGGACACAAATATCGGCAGCCAGAGTAATTGTTGAAATGGGGTTGGAAAATTACCGGGTTGATCCGAGTCAGGGAACACACTTTTTTCAGAATCTAACCAGTTTAAGAGTGGCTTATTTTACTGTTACCCCTTCAATTGGCGATGGTTTTATTAATCTAGATTATCTGAATAGTTTACCGGCAGAGTACGAAGATGAGTTTGTTCGCCATGTGAAACTACCATCCGAAGGTGTAATAAAAGTTGATGGGCAAAAGGGAATTGGAGTTGTTATGCCGCCTAAAAAAGACTAAGTTGATGTTTGTTGGAAAGGGCATTTTCGAGTTCAAGCAATTTCTTTTTAGCAGGCAATCCACCGGCATATCCTGTTAATTCTCCCTTGCTACCAACTATTCGGTGGCAAGGTACTATAATGGATAGGGCATTGGCTCCATTGGCAGAGGCGACTGCTCTGATCGCTTTGGGGTTACCCAAACGCTTCGATAAACCTAAATAGCTTTCGGTTTGGCCGTATGGAATGGTTAACAAAGATTTCCAAACCTCTTGTTGAAATGTGGTTCCAATAAATTTTAAAGGAATATCAAAATGAGTTCTTTGTTTTTGAAAGTATTCATTTAACTGTTTGATGGTTGTTTGAATCAAATCAGTCTTATTCTCAATAAATTCAGCCTTTAGGCCATCTTTAATTCTATTATCAACCGATGATCTCATTTTTCGATAGCGCCAATCACACAAACAGATCTGATTATTGTAATCGCCAATTATTAATTCTCCAACAGGACTATAATAATATTGAATGGATACTAAATTCATTTGATGCTAGCGCCTGTTTAAATAATTTTACGGAATAAATTACCAATGGCTTTAACTATATTATCTTTTTGAATAGCTTCTAGTTCTCCTCGGTCAAGCCAGATGCCACCGCATATATCGCAGCTGTCAAAAACTACTTTTTTATCTCGTTGGTGTTGATGTTTCGAAAGAGTAGGATGTAGGTTGCAATTAGGGCATTTCATTTTTTCTAATTGCTGATGTTTATTGGGGATATGGCGAATTTCAACTATTGATAAATTCACCACATTTTCGAGCTGATCCAATTCTCCTTTGTCGAACCAGGTTCCTCCACATGAAGGACAGGTATCAACCAGAATTGATCCAGAGATATCTTTAATTGATTTTTCTTCAAGAATAGTGTTGCATCTTGGGCAGTACATTATATAGCTATTTAGGTTGAGTTTTAAGTATTGGGTTGAAATACTTGGAGTAAAGATAGCTAAAACTTCTTTTATACAGGTTGGGGTAATTAAAATGAAAAGAAGATGAACTGCCTAAGATTCTTCTTCCTCATTTTTAAGATCGCGTTTCACCTCCTGAATCAGTTCATCCAGCTCATCTGGTTTAATTTTATTCTCCTTAGCAAAGAAAGAAACCAAATCTTTAAATGAATCCTGAAAATAGGTCGACATCATCCTCGACATAAACTGCTTGCGATATTCAGCCTTGTCAACAATTGGGAAATACTCATATCCACGCCCCACTTGTTCAAAACCCAGGTATTTTTTATCAGCCAGTGCTCGTACAATGGTTGAAACAGTATTAACAGCAGGTTTGGGTTCTGGCATTTGTTCTACAATGGTTTTAACTGTTGTTCTGCCCATTTGCCAGATCCGATGCATCATTTGTTCTTCGGCTTTTGTCAATTCTTTTAGTTTCATTAATAAAAATCTTTTCAAATCAGGATCCCCAACCATTTTCGATTGGGGATAAAATATATTAGTTAAGTGCAAATTTAATGGGTACTGTATATGAAATGTTTACATTTTCGCCATTTATTTTACCGGGTACCCACTGAGGAAGATTTTTAACTACTCTCAATGCTTCGTTGTCTAAGATGGGATCAACTCCTCTGGCAATTTTAACATTGCCCACATTGCCATCTTCACCTACAACAAACTCAACATATACTTTTCCTTCTAAATTTCGTTGTTTAGCTTCTTCCGGATAATGTACCTCACTGGCAATAAATTGACGTAAAGCTGCTTCTCCTCCTGGGTATTGAGGCATTTCATCAGCCATATAATGAATTTTTCCGGTAATTCTTTCAGTAACACTATAGGTTGATAAATTTTCTACTTGATCGTCTGTATCAGAAGTCAGGTCTGTTTGGTTAACATCTGCCTCTTTGTTACATGCAAAAACGATAGATGAACAAATTAATGTACCTATTGCAAACAGAGGGAATATAACTTTAGATTTTAGTGTATTTTTCTTCGACATCATGTTAAATCTTTTTTTGGTTAATGATTCATTAAAATTATTTGCTGCCAGTACTTTATATCCCGAAACTTCGGCTAGTAATAGCGCTTTGTAACGCCCCATTGAAGTTCCTGATTTTAATACTGATTGGTCGGCCTGAAATTCATGGGTTTCTTTCAATGCCTTTTTTAATAACCATGCAAATGGGTTAAACCATTGGGTGATGAGAAAAAGCTCCAGAAAAATTATATCCAAGGTGTGGAAATAATTGGCATGCGCCTTCTCATGGTTGATTACATGTTGTTGTTCGTCATCACTATAACGTGATGGATTAATAAATATCCATTTGAAAAACGAAAATGCGTGATATGGGTTACTCACTTCAATAATACGTAAGCCTTTGTACTCTTTGCGTTTGTTTTGTTTTCCTATTAAATTGAGTTTATAGTAGGCAATTATCAAGCGTGTTAATAGCAATATCAGACCAATAATATAAATCCATTGAAATGCTGAAAGATCATATATAAATGAAACCACACTATTTTTCGCCATTGTTGGATAAACAGCAATCTCTTCCAAAGTGTCGTTTACTGCAAATAAATCAGCAGAAGCATTGGATAATGGCGAAACTGATATGCTAATAAATGGAATAACCACTGATACCATAAAGCCACTCAATAAAAAGAAACGGTTAAATCCAAAGGTGTTTAATCGGGATAAAAAAGCATAATAAATCCCTGTTTCAATACCTAAGAATATTGATGACTCAATCAAATAGTTTAGCAAATTATGCATACTCAACGTTTTTCATGACGAATACTTTGTTAAAGCAGCAAGAATATCTTTTTCGATTCAGCTTCAATCGTGTCCTTTACTCGAGTTACGTTTGGGACTAAGATATCCTACTGCTTAAAACACAACTGAATATTGGTTTGATTTTAACCCATTTAAATCAGAATCAATAATTCAACTGTATTTATAGTTCAAACATACGACATTGAGAGATATAAACAAAAATATTCGACTATAAATTTAGTTGAATTGATATTTTACTCATCTAAGTCGAATTTATACAGTTCTTTAAGTGTTTATTTTTTGCATTTAAAAAGGGACTGAATTATCAGTCCCTTGTGATTCTTAAGCGCTCCTGGTCGAGCGGTGTCAATAAGAATCTATCATCTATTCCCCTTTTTTACTTTCCAGCATTAATAAAAATGAATATTCAAGAGCCGTTTCGCGATATTGTTTAAAGCGACCAGAGGCTCCTCCGTGACCTGCTTCCATATTGGTGTGCAGAAGCAATAAGTTGTTATCTGTTTTGGTAGCCCGTAATTTGGCTACCCATTTGGCAGGTTCCCAATATTGCACTTGCGAGTCGAATAAACCAGTTGTTACCAACATGTTTGGATAATCTTTTGCTTCAACATTATCATATGGCGAATACATCATCATATAATCATATGCCTTTTTGTTTTTGGGGTTGCCCCATTCGTCAAACTCATTGGTTGTTAGTGGAATTGTTTCGTCGAGCATGGTTGATACCACATCAACAAATGGTACCGATGCTACTATTCCATTAAATAGTTCAGGTTCCATATTAGCAACAGCTCCCATTAATAGTCCACCGGCACTTCCGCCCATGGCATAAAGATGCTTGGGCGAAGTATAATTTTCCTTAACCAAATACTGACCGGCATCAATAAAGTCGGTGAATGTATTTATCTTATTCATCATTTTTCCATCATCGTACCATTCACGGCCCATAGATTGTCCGCCACGGATATGAGCAATGGCATAAACAAAACCGCGGTCTAATAAGCTTAATCGTGTTGAACTAAACCAAGGATCTACAGTAACTCCATATGAGCCATATCCATATAAAAGTAAAGGTGCTTGACCGTCTTTTTCGTAATCTTTACGATGAACAATGCTGATGGGAATTTTTTCACCATCGCGTGATGTGGCCCATAATCTTTCAGTTATATAATCATCGGGATTATGACCTCCAACAACTTCCTGAACTTTTTTAACTGATTGGGTTCGATCTGTCATGTTATAATCGATGGTTGAAGCAGGTGTTGTTAATGAACTATATCCAAATCGTAGAATATCTGTGTTAAACTCTGTATTGGTACTGATGTATGCAACATAAACTGGTTCATCAAAATCAAGGTAATGTTCTTCTCTTGTGTTTTGATTAATGATTCGAAGATGTGTTAATGCATCGGAACGTTCGCTTAAAACAAGATAGTCCTTAAACACTTCCATTTCATCAATCAATACATCTTTACGATTAGGAATTACTTCTTTCCAGTTATCAAAGGAAGTAGCATCTTCAGGTGTCTCCATCAATCGGAAATTAACAGCATTCTTATTGGTTAAGATGTAAAACTTATCTTCAAAGTGTTCAATGCTGTATTCATGTGCACCATTCCGAGGCGTAAATTGTTTAAATTCTCCGGTAGGATTATCAGCCTTTAATATTTGGTAATCAGAAATAAGTGTACTGTTACAATAAATGATGATGTAATCGTTGGATTTAGATTTATAAACTCCAATGTAATACGAAGGATCCTTTTCTTGATATACCATTACATCTTCTTGAGCAGAAGTCGTTAGTTTGTGGCGCCATATTTTCTCGCTAAGTAGTGATACCTCATTTTTAGTGGTGTAGAAAAATGTTTGGTTGTCGTTTGCCCAGGCACCACCCGGCTCACAGTTAGTGAGTTCGTCAGATAAAAAGTCACCAGTTTCAAGATTTAGAAAGCGATAAGTATAGATTCTCCTACTTAGCGTATCTTCTGCAAAGGCCAAAATTTTATTGTCGGGACTTATCTCCATAGAAGCTACAGAGTAATAGCCGTGGCCTTTTGCCAGCTTATTTACATCTAACAAAATTTCTTCAGTACCTTCAAGCGTTTCTTTTTTACGGTAATAAACAGGATATTCTTTTCCTTCGGTATATTTACTATAATACCAATATCCATTTTCGAAATATGGAACCGATTCATCATCTTGTTTGATACGGCCCACTATTTCGTTAAAGAGATTGTTTTGAAGCTCTTTAGTTTTATGCATAACCGTATCGAGGTACTCATTTTCTGAATGAAGATAATTCAATACCTTTTGGGTCTGTTGATCTTTTTCGTTGGCATTTTTCTGTTCGTCGGTTAATCGCATCCAGAAGTATGGATCAACCCTGCTATCGTTATGAATGTTTAGAACAGAATCTTTAATCTCAGCTACCGGAGCTTTGGGTAATTGATCGGGGTACAAATCTTTATCTTTCGTTTTAAAATTACAAGTACTAAGGGTAAGAATTGTTAATAATAGGAAGGTAGTTGTTTTCATTAATATTTTAGTTAAGGTTGTTTCTTATCAAGTCATATAAAAAGGATAGTTAGAGATTGAAAACATGATGTTTATGTTAATTTAGTGCAAGTATAGTCAACAGTTTTGACATAGGTAAAAAAAAATTGAAATATTTCATTTTAATTGAAAAATATTAAAAGATTATTTCATTCCTTTAGCTCGTAAAAAATAGGTGTTTTTATAATTGTAGTTAATTGTAATACAGATACATACTAAAAAATGAAAACTGAAGGTAAAATTGTTGTGGGAAGCGAAGAATGGTGTGCATTACCACAGCTGAATATTCCGGTTATTAATGTGCGTGTTGATTCGGGTGCAAAAACATCTGCCTTGCATGCAGTGAATATAATGCCGTTTAAGAAAAATGGTGAGCCATGGGTGAGTTTTGAAGTACATCCATTACAAAACGATGGACGTACAACAGTTTATTGTGAAGCTCCTGTTATTGATAAACGCAGGATTAAAAGTTCGAGTGGATTAGGCGAATTACGTTATGTGATTCGTACCACTTTATCAATTGCTGAATCAGCCTGGGATATTGAGGTGACACTTACCAATAGAGTATCGATGGGATATCGTATGTTGTTGGGGCGTCAGGCAATGGCAGGAATTATGTTGGTTGATCCCGAGGCATCTTGTTTATTGGGTGAACCATCAATAGATGTTTTAAATAGTCATTACGCCGATCAGAAGAAAAAACCTTCAGGATTAAATATTGGTGTGTTGGCAAGTAATCCCGAACTGTATAGTAACCGTCGTATTATTGAAGCTGGTGAAGAACGTGGCCATAATATGGAGTTTATAAATATAAAGGATTGTTACATCAAGTTAGATGGCAAAAATCCGGAAATGCACTATCGAGGTGGTCGTTTGTTAAATCAGTTTGATGCTATTATTCCACGTATCCGCCCCAGCATGACTTTTTACGGATGTGCATTAACACGTCACTTCGAGGCCATTGGAGTTTATACCCAAAATAGTGCATCAGCTATTGCTTCGTCACGAGATAAATTGTACTCTTTACAATTGTTAATTAACAATGGTTTACCTATTCCTACCACTGGTTTTGCTAATTCGCCATTGGATACCAACGATTTGATTAAGATGGTGGGTGGAGCTCCATTAATAGTGAAATTATTGGAGGGAACACAAGGTAAAGGTGTGGTATTGGCTGAAACCAAAAAGGCTGCAGAAAGTTTGATTAATGCCTTTAAGAGTTTGCATGCCAATATTTTGGTGCAAGAATTTGTGAAAGAGGCTAATGGAAAAGATATTCGTTGCTTCGTGATTAATGGCAAAGTAGTGGCTAGTATAATGCGTATTGCTGCTCCGGGTGAGTTTAGAGCTAATATTCATATGGGAGGTTCGGCTCAATTGGTGAAAATTACTC includes:
- a CDS encoding PEP/pyruvate-binding domain-containing protein, translated to MQRNWPQLNHLHSVPDDKSSGKVLETINALWEVLMQQNPIDEILEEVITVLPMGLDKPDLVGIKVYYKNYLSKTENFKETHWGLTERFTTIDGEKGAVDLFYLEKQEEKDEGPFLRSERLLVNQTARMLANYINTIVAELNHSESVERLKELSTINRTTRIINEGKSIDDVLQQIAFILPSGWQYPDFAVARITYGENEYISEFFAETEWVQTQRFKTLDSVSGSIDVFYTKDFSIYSGDPFLSEERDLLINLARLVTDYLNTQLANKERIARQERVKELKAINETSRIINLQMPVSYTLSHVVEYIPAGMQHPEYSVARIVFNGEEFLSNGFVVSPWVLRQTFETINGKKGFIEIYYLKEIAKTQEELFLNEENDLISNLCNLIAGYLNSLEARDLLDKIGSGNKLQYPNKKSLESKLSTEKTSKHLLQNFMHRNNAARDIYHDLMPFRVKEILLVANLYDAYAIENEGRFSEQIMGGFYQLHLTLLPRVTGVTTYDEAIEKLNEKHFDLIIVMVGMDKKTPVNLSKKVKKEFPYIPIFMLLNSDTDIPYFQARQKELGVLDEIFVWNGDPKVFSSMVFHLEDKVNVENDTEIGLARVILLVEDSVRYYSKYLPLLYASVLEQTHRLIDDVQGDELYAVLRLKGRPKVLLARSYEEALDIFLKYKDYLLCLISDVEFSRSGRMDANAGFELVNYAKEQIKDLPVILQSSKIEYSQDAYELKTVFINKYSESLLQDIKTFISHYLGFGNFSYKDAKGRNIAVAKNLKEFEQQLRTIPIESVVYHAKKNHFSLWLMARGEFRIAKMIAPYRISDFNDAESIRTYLLEIIKTQREEKNQGKVIDFDEVDVLDDSNIVSLAGGSMGGKGRGLSFINTLLYNFDFEAHVSGINIRTPRTTVIGTNEFELFMERNNFHELIFRELNYQQIKKIFLEGELSQKLINRLKRLLTIFSSPIAVRSSGLLEDSQKQPFAGVFETYLLPNNHKDENERLKQLCEAVKLVFASVFSDTARAFTEAVDFKVEEEKMAVIIQEAVGQQHESVYYPHMSGVAQSYNYYSFGHMNPEDGFAVLALGFGKYVVDGEKSLRFCPVYPDLDNNSPKDQLKNSQTEFYAIDLNKLNLNLLEGETAALVRLDCMDAEMHGTLKHLASVYNPDNQTIQPGLDQAGPRILNFANILKYNYIPLAKTIEVVLDVVKEAMGSPVEIEFAVDLRKDERGRATFYLLQIKPLLGGAQNYSINMSHIDEQQIVLQSSQSMGNGKNKTVNDVIYIEASKFDKSKTQEMAIEVERLNQKMKASGRHYVLIGPGRWGTRDKWIGIPVNWTQISNAQMIVETDLEGFPLEASGGSHFFHNVTSMHVGYSSINQSNKYDFVRWDILDQQEVIEQTNYFKHIRFRHNLVIRMDGRKRKSIITYDEGCEKR